One Curtobacterium sp. BH-2-1-1 genomic region harbors:
- the ddaH gene encoding dimethylargininase — MSNTAPSTTDAPTRTATKRTILMCKPTHYTVSYRINPWMHPEDPTDTSKAVEQWQSLVDVYEQLGFDISYIEPIEGLPDMVYAANGGFVLDGVAYGAKFQYPERQPEGPAYMDWFRGAGLTVAEPEETNEGEGDFLLIGNTIFAGTGFRSDSTSHEELARIYGREVVTLKLINPNFYHLDTAIAVLDPEPAADGTSNIAYLESAFDEPSLAILRERFPDAIIATEEDAAILGLNSYSDGYNVVIASRATTFASQLREKGYNPIGVDLSELLLGGGGVKCCTLDLHPVGTGTSVAR; from the coding sequence ATGTCGAACACCGCACCCTCGACCACCGATGCACCGACCCGTACCGCCACCAAGCGGACGATCCTGATGTGCAAGCCGACGCACTACACGGTCAGCTACCGGATCAACCCGTGGATGCACCCCGAGGACCCGACCGACACGTCGAAGGCCGTCGAGCAGTGGCAGTCCCTCGTGGACGTCTACGAGCAGCTCGGCTTCGACATCTCGTACATCGAGCCGATCGAGGGCCTGCCGGACATGGTCTACGCGGCCAACGGTGGGTTCGTGCTCGACGGCGTCGCGTACGGCGCGAAGTTCCAGTACCCCGAGCGTCAGCCCGAGGGTCCGGCGTACATGGACTGGTTCCGCGGCGCGGGCCTGACGGTGGCCGAGCCCGAGGAGACGAACGAGGGCGAGGGCGACTTCCTGCTCATCGGGAACACCATCTTCGCCGGCACGGGCTTCCGCTCGGACAGCACCTCGCACGAGGAGCTCGCGCGCATCTACGGCCGCGAGGTCGTCACCCTGAAGCTCATCAACCCGAACTTCTACCACCTCGACACGGCGATCGCGGTCCTCGACCCGGAGCCCGCCGCGGACGGCACGTCGAACATCGCCTACCTCGAGAGCGCCTTCGACGAGCCGTCGCTGGCGATCCTGCGCGAGCGCTTCCCGGACGCGATCATCGCCACCGAGGAGGACGCCGCGATCCTCGGCCTGAACTCCTACTCCGACGGGTACAACGTCGTGATCGCCTCGCGCGCCACCACGTTCGCGTCGCAGCTCCGCGAGAAGGGCTACAACCCGATCGGCGTCGACCTGTCCGAGCTCCTGCTCGGCGGCGGCGGCGTGAAGTGCTGCACGCTCGACCTGCACCCCGTCGGCACCGGCACCTCGGTCGCGCGATGA
- a CDS encoding nitroreductase family protein, whose translation MELFEAIRRRRTTNGPFLPDPVSPEHQRLLMELAGRAPSQLNSQPWRFVLVEERDTIDRVAEISGSSMTRTMAEGTFFERYKPYFRFSQAEMDERRDGMLFDKLPGPLKPFTKQVFTKRGQLLMNTLRVPHTLGEENRKLVAGSPLLLGVLLDRHEYRKEELSGFYSVFSMGAAMENIWLATTELGLGIQFVSFPMETPGAWDEIEGLLHVPESLELMAVYRIGYLPPERRRPAIDWTSSERKRPSQYVFRGTCDTPQQGWDDAPVAGHIAPEATTS comes from the coding sequence GTGGAGCTCTTCGAGGCGATCAGACGCCGGCGGACCACCAACGGACCGTTCCTCCCCGACCCCGTGTCGCCCGAGCACCAGCGGCTGCTCATGGAGCTGGCCGGCCGGGCTCCGTCGCAGCTCAACAGCCAGCCGTGGCGGTTCGTCCTCGTCGAGGAGCGCGACACGATCGACCGCGTCGCCGAGATCAGCGGCTCGTCGATGACCCGGACCATGGCCGAGGGGACGTTCTTCGAGCGGTACAAGCCGTACTTCCGGTTCTCCCAGGCCGAGATGGACGAGCGGCGCGACGGCATGCTGTTCGACAAGCTCCCCGGACCGCTCAAGCCCTTCACGAAGCAAGTGTTCACGAAGCGTGGGCAGCTGCTCATGAACACACTGCGGGTGCCGCACACCCTCGGTGAGGAGAACCGGAAGCTCGTCGCCGGGTCGCCGCTGCTGCTCGGCGTGCTGCTCGACCGGCACGAGTACCGGAAGGAGGAGCTCTCGGGCTTCTACTCGGTGTTCAGCATGGGTGCGGCGATGGAGAACATCTGGCTCGCCACCACCGAGCTCGGCCTCGGCATCCAGTTCGTGTCCTTCCCGATGGAGACGCCCGGGGCGTGGGATGAGATCGAGGGACTGCTCCACGTCCCCGAGTCGCTCGAGCTGATGGCCGTCTACCGGATCGGGTACCTCCCGCCCGAGCGCCGGCGTCCCGCGATCGACTGGACGTCGAGCGAGCGGAAGCGGCCGTCGCAGTACGTCTTCCGCGGGACCTGCGACACCCCGCAGCAGGGGTGGGACGACGCGCCCGTGGCGGGGCACATCGCCCCTGAGGCGACCACCTCGTGA
- a CDS encoding M23 family metallopeptidase, translating to MSTSPSLSLRPRPRRRFIAAAVAVALTAGTLAALAPVNSASAASYPSWSDVEKAKASKSAQQAKVTQIKGLIADLTAKASAAQKSAEAAGTAYQTAQTKYDDATLTQKKLQSQADDAEKTATASEAQAGQLAAQLGRASANDVTTDILTHPTKSGDLLYELGAMSKLSEQADGIYAQASQDRGVAQGLADKADRAKEALGDLADQAQQKMQAAQTAADQAQSSVDAQADNKERLEAQLTLLTTSEQNVEARYNKGVQVEKARLARIAAAAAKAAATSQGGTGGGSPNSSGWVRPTGGYQTSPFGYRLDPYTKNYALHAGVDLAPACYAPIYAAASGTVTFAANGGGYGNEVVLDNGGGISTAYGHIVDGGTLVSVGQHVTAGQQIAKVGSTGWSTGCHLHFETRVNGSAVDPVPFMAARGISV from the coding sequence ATGTCGACCTCACCATCGCTCTCACTCCGCCCCCGTCCCCGCCGCCGCTTCATCGCCGCCGCGGTCGCCGTCGCGCTCACCGCCGGCACCCTCGCGGCCCTCGCCCCGGTGAACTCGGCCAGTGCGGCGTCGTACCCGAGCTGGTCGGACGTCGAGAAGGCCAAGGCGTCGAAGTCGGCCCAGCAGGCGAAGGTGACCCAGATCAAGGGGCTCATCGCCGACCTCACGGCGAAGGCCTCCGCGGCGCAGAAGTCCGCCGAGGCCGCCGGGACGGCCTACCAGACCGCGCAGACGAAGTACGACGACGCGACGCTGACCCAGAAGAAGCTGCAATCCCAGGCGGACGACGCCGAGAAGACCGCGACCGCGTCCGAGGCGCAGGCCGGTCAGCTCGCGGCGCAGCTCGGGCGGGCGAGCGCGAACGACGTGACGACCGACATCCTCACGCACCCCACGAAGTCGGGTGACCTGCTGTACGAGCTCGGTGCGATGTCGAAGCTCAGCGAGCAGGCCGACGGCATCTACGCGCAGGCATCGCAGGACCGCGGCGTGGCCCAGGGCCTCGCCGACAAGGCGGACCGCGCCAAGGAGGCCCTCGGCGACCTCGCCGACCAGGCACAGCAGAAGATGCAGGCCGCACAGACCGCCGCCGACCAGGCGCAGTCCTCCGTGGACGCCCAGGCGGACAACAAGGAGCGACTCGAGGCGCAGCTCACCCTGCTCACCACGAGCGAGCAGAACGTCGAGGCGCGCTACAACAAGGGCGTCCAGGTGGAGAAGGCCCGGCTGGCCCGCATCGCGGCAGCGGCAGCGAAGGCCGCGGCGACGAGCCAGGGCGGGACCGGTGGCGGTTCGCCGAACTCGTCCGGCTGGGTCCGCCCGACCGGCGGGTACCAGACGAGCCCGTTCGGCTACCGACTCGACCCGTACACGAAGAACTACGCCCTGCACGCCGGCGTCGACCTCGCTCCCGCCTGCTACGCCCCGATCTACGCGGCGGCGTCCGGCACGGTGACGTTCGCGGCGAACGGCGGCGGCTACGGCAACGAGGTCGTGCTCGATAACGGCGGCGGCATCTCGACCGCGTACGGGCACATCGTCGACGGCGGCACGCTCGTGTCGGTCGGCCAGCACGTCACCGCCGGGCAGCAGATCGCCAAGGTCGGTTCGACCGGGTGGTCGACGGGTTGCCACCTCCACTTCGAGACCCGGGTGAACGGTTCCGCCGTCGACCCGGTCCCCTTCATGGCAGCGCGGGGGATCTCGGTATGA
- a CDS encoding NlpC/P60 family protein: MKHSARTLSCGIAVVAVLGIGLSVVIAGPAQAAPSAPSWDDVRAAKADTAEAQSTVDELSTRLQTLQDAADSAQVAELQAGQTYALASSQQQDAQATLDDLTAQSKRAERTAGASAQQVAGLVVELSRTGGGDLSAAMLIDSRDSKDLLYRVGTMSHLSERSATVLAQAQADQNTVDAIAAQQSAATKALAKATDTTKAALAEANDTAASAQARVQREQDQQDEVLQQLAYLKGTSVATEAAYWTAQQAKRAEAQLASTTGGSGATAAAGTGTGSGGGAASSTPSTGGGTSTQPSAGGGTTGGTKPSTPTTPSKPSTPTTPSKPSTPTTPSKPSTPTTPTTPTAPSTPSKAAGAIAYARAQIGDAYQFGGAGPNTWDCSGLVMMAYSSQGIATGGHNVVWQYNYFKSIGRLVPMSQRQPGDILFYSYNGTVNEAYHDSIYTGNGMMVEAANPQRGVLERAIWTPGQLLPYVARPSGSL; the protein is encoded by the coding sequence GTGAAGCACTCCGCTCGCACCCTGTCCTGTGGGATCGCGGTGGTGGCCGTCCTCGGGATCGGTCTCTCCGTCGTGATCGCCGGCCCGGCCCAGGCGGCACCGTCCGCCCCGAGCTGGGACGACGTGCGAGCGGCGAAGGCGGACACCGCCGAGGCCCAGTCCACCGTCGACGAGCTGAGCACCCGGCTGCAGACCCTGCAGGACGCTGCCGACAGCGCACAGGTCGCCGAGCTCCAGGCCGGTCAGACGTACGCCCTCGCGTCGTCGCAGCAGCAGGACGCGCAGGCCACCCTGGACGACCTCACCGCGCAGTCGAAGCGGGCGGAGCGGACGGCGGGCGCCTCCGCGCAGCAGGTCGCCGGCCTCGTGGTCGAGCTGTCGCGCACCGGCGGCGGGGACCTGTCCGCGGCGATGCTCATCGACTCGCGGGACTCGAAGGACCTGCTCTACCGGGTCGGCACGATGTCGCACCTGTCCGAGCGGTCCGCGACCGTCCTCGCTCAGGCCCAGGCGGACCAGAACACCGTCGACGCGATCGCCGCGCAGCAGTCCGCCGCGACGAAGGCCCTCGCGAAGGCGACGGACACGACGAAGGCCGCCCTCGCCGAGGCGAACGACACCGCGGCGTCGGCGCAGGCACGCGTGCAGCGGGAGCAGGACCAGCAGGACGAGGTGCTGCAGCAGCTCGCGTACCTCAAGGGCACGAGCGTCGCCACCGAGGCCGCCTACTGGACCGCGCAGCAGGCGAAGCGGGCGGAGGCGCAGCTCGCGTCGACCACCGGTGGCTCCGGGGCGACCGCGGCCGCGGGCACCGGCACCGGCTCGGGTGGGGGTGCCGCGAGCAGCACGCCGAGCACGGGCGGCGGCACGAGCACCCAGCCGAGCGCCGGCGGCGGCACCACCGGCGGCACCAAGCCCAGCACCCCGACCACACCGTCGAAGCCCAGCACCCCGACCACACCGTCGAAGCCGAGCACCCCGACCACCCCGTCGAAGCCGAGCACGCCCACCACCCCGACGACCCCGACCGCGCCGAGCACCCCCTCGAAGGCAGCCGGCGCGATCGCCTACGCCCGAGCACAGATCGGCGACGCGTACCAGTTCGGCGGCGCGGGCCCGAACACGTGGGACTGCTCCGGCCTCGTGATGATGGCCTACAGCTCGCAGGGCATCGCCACCGGTGGCCACAACGTCGTCTGGCAGTACAACTACTTCAAGTCGATCGGGCGCCTCGTGCCGATGTCGCAGCGGCAGCCCGGCGACATCCTCTTCTACTCGTACAACGGCACCGTCAACGAGGCGTACCACGACTCGATCTACACCGGCAACGGCATGATGGTCGAGGCGGCGAACCCGCAGCGCGGCGTGCTCGAGCGGGCGATCTGGACCCCGGGCCAGCTGCTGCCCTACGTCGCACGGCCGAGCGGTTCGCTCTAG
- the rocD gene encoding ornithine--oxo-acid transaminase, whose amino-acid sequence MTASSLGSRTAAALAVEERSLAHNYSPLPVVIASGDGAWVTDVDGKRYLDGLAAYSAVNFGHGNPRLLDAARAQLDRVTLTSRAFVNDQLGPFASALAALTETDMVLPMNTGAEAVESAIKVSRAWGYRVKGVPAERATIIVASGNFHGRTTTIISFSDDPSAHDDFGPFTPGFRTVPYGDAAALREAMDETVVAVLLEPIQGEGGVVIPPPSYLPGVRAICDEFGALFVADEIQSGLGRTGHTLAVQRVGVRPDLITLGKALGGGIVPVSAVVGRRDVLGVLRPGEHGSTFGGNPLAAAVGSEVVAMLGEGTFQQRALEGEPLLRGLLDDLVGSGVVSHRVAGLWAGIDIDPALGTGKQIAQDLADRGVLVKDTHGSTIRFAPPLVVTDDEVRLAIGALAEVLRARS is encoded by the coding sequence ATGACGGCCTCGTCGCTCGGTTCGCGGACCGCTGCGGCGCTCGCCGTCGAGGAACGCTCCCTCGCCCACAACTACAGCCCGCTGCCCGTCGTCATCGCATCGGGCGACGGCGCGTGGGTCACGGACGTCGACGGCAAGCGCTACCTGGACGGCCTCGCCGCCTACTCCGCCGTGAACTTCGGTCACGGAAACCCGCGGCTGCTCGACGCCGCGCGGGCGCAGCTCGACCGGGTCACGCTGACCTCGCGTGCGTTCGTGAACGACCAGCTCGGGCCGTTCGCCTCGGCGCTCGCCGCGTTGACCGAGACCGACATGGTCCTGCCGATGAACACCGGTGCCGAGGCGGTGGAGTCCGCGATCAAGGTCTCCCGTGCGTGGGGCTACCGCGTCAAGGGCGTCCCCGCCGAGCGCGCCACGATCATCGTCGCCTCGGGGAACTTCCACGGTCGCACCACGACGATCATCTCGTTCTCGGACGACCCGTCGGCGCACGACGACTTCGGGCCGTTCACGCCCGGTTTCCGCACCGTGCCGTACGGCGATGCCGCTGCCCTGCGCGAGGCGATGGACGAGACCGTCGTCGCGGTGCTGCTCGAGCCGATCCAGGGCGAGGGCGGGGTCGTCATCCCGCCGCCGTCCTACCTGCCCGGCGTCCGGGCGATCTGCGACGAGTTCGGCGCCCTGTTCGTCGCCGACGAGATCCAGTCTGGGCTCGGTCGCACCGGCCACACCCTCGCCGTGCAGCGCGTCGGGGTCCGCCCGGACCTCATCACGCTCGGCAAGGCGCTCGGCGGCGGGATCGTCCCCGTGTCCGCCGTGGTCGGTCGGCGTGACGTGCTGGGCGTCCTGCGTCCGGGCGAGCACGGGTCGACCTTCGGCGGGAACCCGCTCGCGGCCGCCGTCGGCTCCGAGGTCGTGGCGATGCTCGGCGAGGGCACGTTCCAGCAGCGGGCGCTCGAGGGTGAACCGCTGCTGCGCGGGCTGCTCGACGACCTGGTCGGCTCCGGGGTCGTCTCGCACCGGGTCGCCGGGCTCTGGGCGGGGATCGACATCGACCCCGCGCTCGGCACGGGCAAGCAGATCGCGCAGGACCTCGCCGACCGCGGGGTGCTCGTGAAGGACACGCACGGGTCGACGATCCGCTTCGCGCCGCCGCTCGTCGTGACCGACGACGAGGTGCGCCTGGCGATCGGCGCCCTCGCCGAGGTGTTGCGCGCGCGGTCCTGA
- a CDS encoding inorganic diphosphatase — protein sequence MAAYDVVVEIPKGSRNKYEVDHETGRVYLDRVLFTSFVYPTDYGFFEKTLADDGDPVDALLLLEYPTFPGVGVKVRPVGVFKMSDEAGNDAKVLVVPAKDPRWAHIQDISDVDEQTKAEIAHFFERYKDLEPNKWVKAEGWGDAAEAEAIVTAGQAAYVPAGH from the coding sequence ATGGCCGCGTACGACGTCGTCGTCGAGATCCCCAAGGGCAGCCGCAACAAGTACGAGGTGGACCACGAGACCGGTCGCGTGTACCTCGACCGCGTGCTGTTCACCTCGTTCGTGTACCCGACCGACTACGGGTTCTTCGAGAAGACCCTGGCCGACGACGGTGACCCCGTGGACGCGCTGCTGCTCCTCGAGTACCCGACGTTCCCCGGTGTGGGCGTCAAGGTCCGCCCGGTGGGCGTCTTCAAGATGAGCGACGAGGCCGGCAACGACGCGAAGGTCCTCGTGGTCCCCGCGAAGGACCCGCGCTGGGCGCACATCCAGGACATCTCGGACGTCGACGAGCAGACGAAGGCCGAGATCGCGCACTTCTTCGAGCGCTACAAGGACCTCGAGCCGAACAAGTGGGTCAAGGCCGAGGGCTGGGGCGACGCCGCCGAGGCCGAGGCGATCGTCACGGCCGGCCAGGCCGCGTACGTGCCCGCCGGTCACTGA
- a CDS encoding Lrp/AsnC family transcriptional regulator: MDSLDHRILDQLRENARAGYGDIGSVVGLSASAVKRRVDRLVGDGVIQGFTIKVDPAVEDRGTEAWVELYCRGTVSPDELRTLLDSVPEVIDAGTVTGSADAVVHMRSKDLSALEEALDKVRLAPQVDHTRSAIVLSKLVSRETA, translated from the coding sequence ATGGATTCGCTCGACCACCGCATCCTGGATCAACTCCGGGAGAACGCCCGTGCCGGCTACGGCGACATCGGGTCGGTGGTCGGACTCTCGGCCTCCGCCGTGAAGCGTCGCGTCGACCGGCTGGTGGGCGACGGCGTGATCCAGGGCTTCACGATCAAGGTCGACCCCGCCGTCGAGGACCGCGGCACCGAGGCCTGGGTGGAGCTCTACTGCCGCGGCACGGTCTCCCCCGACGAGCTCCGCACCCTGCTCGACAGCGTGCCGGAGGTCATCGACGCCGGCACCGTCACGGGCAGCGCCGACGCCGTCGTGCACATGCGCTCGAAGGACCTCTCCGCGCTCGAGGAAGCCCTCGACAAGGTCCGCCTCGCACCCCAGGTGGACCACACGCGGTCCGCGATCGTGCTCTCCAAGCTGGTCAGTCGCGAGACCGCGTAA
- a CDS encoding SDR family oxidoreductase has translation MSGASVLFIGGSGVISASCVREAVEQGFDVTVLNRGTTGGRPIPEGVTRLQADVSDRSALAEVVGDRHWDVVVNWIAFTPDQVQADVDFFAGRTRQYVFISSASAYQTPATHLPITESTPLKNPYWQYSRDKIACEELLMAAYREQDFPVTIIRPSHTYDETKLPLTGGWTAVARMRAGKPIIITGDGSSLWTITHSRDFAVGFTGLLDRAEAIGEAFTITSDEAPTWNQIAHEIAAAAGVEDLQIVHVPADAINAVDPEWGAALLGDKANSSVFDNSKVRSLVPWYRPRTPYRQGVREVIAWYEANPDAQVVDERLDALMDELAARWAV, from the coding sequence ATGTCGGGAGCCAGCGTGCTGTTCATCGGCGGCAGCGGGGTGATCAGCGCCTCCTGTGTCCGCGAAGCCGTCGAGCAGGGGTTCGACGTCACCGTGCTCAACCGGGGGACCACTGGGGGCAGGCCGATCCCGGAGGGTGTGACGCGCCTCCAGGCCGACGTCTCGGACCGGAGCGCCCTGGCGGAGGTGGTCGGCGACCGCCACTGGGACGTCGTCGTGAACTGGATCGCCTTCACGCCGGACCAGGTGCAGGCCGACGTCGACTTCTTCGCCGGGCGGACCAGGCAGTACGTGTTCATCAGTTCGGCCTCGGCGTACCAGACCCCGGCGACGCACCTGCCGATCACGGAGTCGACGCCACTGAAGAACCCGTACTGGCAGTACTCGCGGGACAAGATCGCGTGCGAGGAGTTGCTGATGGCGGCGTACCGGGAGCAGGACTTCCCGGTGACGATCATCCGGCCGTCGCACACCTACGACGAGACGAAGCTCCCGCTGACGGGCGGCTGGACCGCGGTCGCGCGGATGCGGGCCGGCAAGCCGATCATCATCACGGGCGACGGCAGCTCGCTGTGGACGATCACGCACAGCCGGGACTTCGCGGTCGGGTTCACGGGGCTGCTCGACCGGGCCGAGGCGATCGGGGAGGCCTTCACGATCACGAGCGACGAGGCGCCGACCTGGAACCAGATCGCGCACGAGATCGCAGCGGCAGCAGGCGTCGAAGACCTGCAGATCGTGCACGTGCCGGCGGATGCGATCAACGCCGTGGACCCGGAGTGGGGTGCGGCGCTCCTCGGCGACAAGGCGAACAGTTCGGTGTTCGACAACAGCAAGGTGCGGTCGCTCGTGCCGTGGTACCGGCCGCGGACGCCCTACCGGCAGGGCGTGCGCGAGGTCATCGCCTGGTACGAGGCGAACCCCGACGCGCAGGTCGTCGACGAGCGGCTCGACGCCCTGATGGACGAGCTGGCGGCCCGCTGGGCGGTGTGA
- a CDS encoding aldo/keto reductase family protein — translation MEYRYLGNSGLKVSEITYGNWLTHASQVENDAAIACVRAALDVGISTFDTADVYANTGAETVLGEALKGERRQSLEIATKVFGPTGPKGHNDTGLSRKHILESINGSLERLQTDYVDLYQAHRFDYETPLEETMMAFADVVRQGKALYIGVSEWTAEQLRAGHEIADDLGVQLISNQPQYSALWRVIEGEVVPTSEELGISQIVWSPIAQGVLTGKYQPGQPLPEGSRATDDKGGAKMIERFMRDEVLSAVQELGPIADELDLSMAQLAVAWVLQNHNVASAIIGASRPEQVHDNAGAAGVTIPAELLSRIDDALGSVVERDPAKTEESSPKTREA, via the coding sequence ATGGAGTACCGCTACCTCGGCAACTCGGGCCTCAAGGTCTCCGAGATCACCTACGGCAACTGGCTCACCCACGCCTCCCAGGTCGAGAACGACGCGGCGATCGCCTGCGTCCGGGCAGCGCTCGACGTCGGCATCTCGACGTTCGACACCGCCGACGTCTACGCCAACACCGGTGCCGAGACCGTCCTCGGCGAGGCACTGAAGGGGGAGCGCCGCCAGTCCCTCGAGATCGCCACGAAGGTGTTCGGGCCGACCGGACCCAAGGGGCACAACGACACCGGCCTGAGCCGCAAGCACATCCTCGAGTCGATCAACGGTTCGCTCGAGCGACTGCAGACCGACTACGTCGACCTTTACCAGGCACACCGGTTCGACTACGAGACCCCGCTCGAGGAGACGATGATGGCGTTCGCCGACGTCGTCCGGCAGGGCAAGGCGCTCTACATCGGCGTGAGCGAGTGGACGGCGGAGCAGCTCCGCGCGGGACACGAGATCGCCGATGACCTCGGCGTCCAGCTCATCTCGAACCAGCCGCAGTACTCGGCGCTCTGGCGGGTCATCGAGGGCGAGGTCGTCCCGACGTCCGAGGAGCTCGGCATCTCGCAGATCGTCTGGTCCCCGATCGCGCAGGGTGTGCTGACGGGGAAGTACCAGCCCGGTCAGCCGCTGCCCGAGGGCTCCCGCGCCACCGACGACAAGGGCGGCGCGAAGATGATCGAGCGGTTCATGCGCGACGAGGTGCTGTCCGCCGTGCAGGAGCTCGGGCCGATCGCCGACGAGCTGGACCTGTCGATGGCGCAGCTCGCGGTCGCCTGGGTGCTGCAGAACCACAACGTGGCGTCCGCGATCATCGGCGCCTCGCGTCCGGAGCAGGTGCACGACAACGCCGGCGCTGCCGGGGTGACGATCCCCGCGGAGCTGCTGTCCCGCATCGACGACGCCCTCGGCTCGGTGGTCGAACGCGACCCGGCGAAGACCGAGGAGAGCAGCCCGAAGACGCGCGAGGCGTAG
- the tilS gene encoding tRNA lysidine(34) synthetase TilS, with amino-acid sequence MNTPRPRLDPAVADTRRAVRSLLAQALDEGTVRPGDLVLVALSGGPDSLALAAATAFEAPKQDLRAGAVVVDHALQAGSEAVASRASRQASELGLEPVTVRRVAVGSTGGPEAAAREARHASIALVASDVGSPLVLFGHTLDDQAESVLLGLARGSGPDSLSGMAPLTRREAGPAYGRPLLGVRRHTTRQACAAAGLAPWDDPQNADPAFARVRVRNVLLPALERELGAGVPEALARTADQLREDSAALDHFAEEMAEDLAEHSEAGISLSVRELAANPPALRQRLVRLAVESEFGVTLSRVQTLEVCRLVTDWSGQGPIDLPGVQASRSGDRLAFTAG; translated from the coding sequence GTGAACACTCCGCGTCCCCGGCTCGACCCTGCGGTCGCCGACACCCGTCGCGCGGTGCGCTCCCTGCTCGCGCAGGCGCTCGACGAGGGCACGGTGCGCCCCGGAGACCTCGTGCTCGTCGCGCTGAGCGGCGGACCGGACTCGCTCGCGCTCGCCGCGGCCACCGCGTTCGAGGCGCCCAAGCAGGACCTGCGAGCAGGGGCGGTGGTCGTCGACCACGCGCTCCAGGCGGGGTCCGAGGCGGTGGCGAGCCGCGCCTCCAGGCAGGCATCCGAGCTGGGACTCGAACCGGTGACCGTCCGTCGTGTCGCCGTCGGTTCCACGGGCGGTCCCGAAGCGGCGGCTCGGGAGGCGCGGCACGCGTCGATCGCGCTCGTCGCGTCCGACGTCGGGTCACCCCTCGTGCTGTTCGGACACACGCTGGACGACCAGGCCGAGTCCGTGCTGCTCGGCCTCGCCCGCGGGAGCGGGCCGGACTCGCTGTCCGGCATGGCGCCGTTGACGCGGCGCGAGGCGGGGCCGGCCTACGGGCGGCCGCTCCTCGGCGTCCGTCGACACACGACGCGGCAGGCGTGCGCCGCCGCCGGACTCGCCCCGTGGGACGACCCGCAGAACGCGGACCCGGCCTTCGCGCGCGTCCGCGTCCGGAACGTGCTCCTGCCCGCGCTCGAACGCGAACTCGGCGCCGGTGTGCCCGAGGCCCTCGCCCGCACCGCCGACCAGCTGCGCGAGGACTCGGCCGCGCTCGACCACTTCGCCGAGGAGATGGCCGAGGACCTCGCCGAGCACTCCGAAGCCGGCATCTCGCTGTCCGTGCGGGAGCTCGCGGCCAACCCGCCGGCCCTCCGGCAGCGGCTCGTGCGGCTGGCGGTGGAGAGCGAGTTCGGCGTGACGCTGTCCCGCGTGCAGACGCTCGAGGTGTGCCGGCTCGTCACCGACTGGAGCGGGCAGGGGCCGATCGACCTGCCGGGCGTGCAGGCGTCGCGATCGGGCGACCGTCTGGCCTTCACCGCCGGTTAG
- a CDS encoding YqjF family protein, with amino-acid sequence MTAAVPAGGEPRLQAVAPGLTGRPWISQDWLDVVFVHWRVDVSGVAPLLPAGTRPDTLTADGTDDGATTWVGLIAFRFEDTRFPPISTGRIGDFVEVNVRVYTIDDEGRHGVVFLSLDAGKLLPTIGARVATGLPYWWADAETRNGDGRVGYAMRRHGTHLRSLVEVRVGAEVTEPTALETFLTARWGMHVHRAGRTRFWPNEHEPWPLHRASVVSLRDDLIGAAGLPFGLASLEPDSVLYSPGVTTRFGLGR; translated from the coding sequence GTGACCGCGGCCGTGCCCGCCGGGGGCGAGCCGCGCCTCCAGGCCGTCGCTCCCGGACTGACCGGACGCCCCTGGATCTCGCAGGACTGGCTCGACGTCGTCTTCGTGCACTGGCGCGTCGACGTCTCGGGGGTGGCGCCGCTGCTCCCCGCCGGCACCCGGCCGGACACCCTCACTGCGGACGGCACCGACGACGGGGCGACCACGTGGGTCGGCCTCATCGCGTTCCGGTTCGAGGACACCCGGTTCCCGCCGATCTCGACGGGGAGGATCGGGGACTTCGTCGAGGTGAACGTCCGCGTCTACACGATCGACGACGAAGGGCGGCACGGGGTGGTGTTCCTGTCGCTCGACGCCGGCAAGCTCCTGCCGACGATCGGCGCGCGCGTCGCGACCGGTCTGCCGTACTGGTGGGCCGATGCCGAGACGCGGAACGGCGACGGCCGCGTCGGGTACGCGATGCGACGACACGGGACGCACCTGCGGTCCCTCGTCGAAGTGCGGGTCGGTGCGGAGGTGACCGAGCCGACGGCCCTCGAGACCTTCCTGACCGCACGGTGGGGCATGCACGTGCACCGAGCCGGCCGGACCCGGTTCTGGCCGAACGAGCACGAGCCGTGGCCGCTCCACCGGGCCTCGGTCGTGTCGCTGCGGGACGACCTGATCGGTGCGGCCGGACTCCCGTTCGGCCTGGCCTCGCTCGAACCGGACTCGGTGCTCTACTCGCCGGGGGTCACGACGCGGTTCGGTCTGGGGCGCTGA